Below is a window of Desmonostoc muscorum LEGE 12446 DNA.
TGTAGCGTTGACCTGCTGCATCTGTTAGCCAAAGTTGGTCAAAACTAGGTAACATTTCTGTAAGACAAAGGTAATATTCAGGGTTGGCTGTGACAGCTTGACGAGCAATTTTAGCTAGTAATTCACAGTAAACTGGACTGTTAAAGTCAATGTAGTAAGGTTTAACTTCGCTGGGTACTCTGGCAAAGACAAAGCGCGGTAACTCATAATCTTTTACCATTTGGCGAATTGCTAAATACTGTTCTGTCCGGTCTAGGGTATGGGCAAAGGCTAAATCTGCTAGTGGTAAACGCCAACTTTCTCGGACAACTACCAGTCTGTCAATTGTGACTCTGGGTGTGTGACTGGCTGGAGGTAAAATTGCCGGAAAGGACATACACAGATTGGACAGGGTGTAGCCAAAAAATTCGACGATAGGAAAGCAAATACGTTGGTCGCGGGTTTGAATTTGTAAACCTTCAGATGTCTCAACTACTACCAGTTCACCCAGCGTCACAGTCTTGGTATCAGGTATGCCAGGATGTCCGGCTTCGTAGGCAAAGCGAATATCTTGAGGTGGCACCAGTTCTAAAGCCAAGCGCTGAGTATTCCAATTTGGCGAGGGCAAAGGTGCTATTGTCGGTGTAGTAATGTCTTGCGCTCTCGCTGCCATTAACTCAGTTGGGTTGGGATGAGATGAAACAAAAACAGCGCGAGACAAGGTATTAAATAGATGCAGTTCACCTAAAACTAGCTGATATTCTCCTTGGTTGATGGCGTTGACACTGCTACCTGCAATCATCACATCTGGTGAACGATAGCGGGCTAATTGCCAACCAGCATGAGGGGCTGTAAAAGTATTTTCTACGGTTGATTTCAGGTCTGCGGCTTGGTAGTCAACTTGTTTTTGGTCTGGGGAGACTGCCAAAATTTCATTCCAGAATTTTTGTAAGTTGGCACGAGCAGAAGCAATTGGTGAGCTGTTTTCATCACGCAGCAAGGGCAGAGCTTTGAGTGAAAAGCTGTAAAAATCTACTTCAGTGTTGCCACAATTTTGTTTGAGTTCATCATAAATCTGTTTAAACAACGCTTGATAGCCTTCAGCGATTTGGTAGGTGTACCAGCGAGTGCTAGTCAGCAGCAAATCCAAAGGATTCCCTAATTCTGCTAACAAATCTGTCCCTAAAGTTAATTGAATATCTCTGCGGCAGTCTTCATAAATAATGGTGCGTCCGGCATAAGTTTTGCCAGCAGCGCGGGTTGCTGCTTGATTTGTTAATTTGGTGAAGGTAGCTTCTAAGTCAGCTAATGCCTGGGATAGTCTTTGAGTATTCCCAGCAGCTTGGATAACTTGATCTTTTGCTGTTTCTAGTTCACTTAACGCAGTTAAAGCAGATTTTCTTAAAGTGTTATCGCCAATTTGATTCAGCTTTTCTCGCAACAACTTTTCGGGGTACTGGCTTATTGGCACTTCCAAAGTCCAGCGCAAAGCCCCCAATTGGCAAAGCTTTTGTAGTTGGGCATAAACAGCAGCTTCATCGGAAAAATGTAGAGTTGAATTTTGCATTACTTGATGAGCAATAGTAACTGCTGTCTGTTTTCCATCACACAGTTGCAGCAATTCTACTTGTTCTTGTGAAAGGTGAATTACACTCTGCACACTAGCAGGCAACTTACCATCTCGGATTAAAGCAGCAATAGCTGGTAAGTGAAGTTGGTTGCCAGCTAAATAAACATTAGGTACAAGAGCAGGAGCCAACCAAGGACGTAGATTATTATTGACATTGAGGGTTTGAGCTAGAGTATTAATTGCCCAACTTTCTAGATATACTCGTCGGTCTGCCAGTAAGTCAGAGCCAGGGGTAAACTTGATTGCTGTTTCTTGTGAAGTTACTGTACCCCAACCAATTGGGCCAAAGAAACCGATAGAATCATTTTTTGTACAATAACGTTGCAGGTAATTAAATAATCCTCGAATCTTGTACCATAAAGATTGGTTTA
It encodes the following:
- a CDS encoding lantibiotic dehydratase, which codes for MCNQLQKPKIAPHEIELPGSNWTLWRSVCVRGAGFPANLLLSLEMSNCHIFAEEVLRLREEIAQARLIAIQNLDVEYKNLDKTERRPLAKALKKLRQHQLPDLDHPAVNQFRKVWLQMIAAQTTLSESLASGFLQNCHQLQILFSDSQFQEALLWQNREFADHIQTFLKQQCTTLNQSLWYKIRGLFNYLQRYCTKNDSIGFFGPIGWGTVTSQETAIKFTPGSDLLADRRVYLESWAINTLAQTLNVNNNLRPWLAPALVPNVYLAGNQLHLPAIAALIRDGKLPASVQSVIHLSQEQVELLQLCDGKQTAVTIAHQVMQNSTLHFSDEAAVYAQLQKLCQLGALRWTLEVPISQYPEKLLREKLNQIGDNTLRKSALTALSELETAKDQVIQAAGNTQRLSQALADLEATFTKLTNQAATRAAGKTYAGRTIIYEDCRRDIQLTLGTDLLAELGNPLDLLLTSTRWYTYQIAEGYQALFKQIYDELKQNCGNTEVDFYSFSLKALPLLRDENSSPIASARANLQKFWNEILAVSPDQKQVDYQAADLKSTVENTFTAPHAGWQLARYRSPDVMIAGSSVNAINQGEYQLVLGELHLFNTLSRAVFVSSHPNPTELMAARAQDITTPTIAPLPSPNWNTQRLALELVPPQDIRFAYEAGHPGIPDTKTVTLGELVVVETSEGLQIQTRDQRICFPIVEFFGYTLSNLCMSFPAILPPASHTPRVTIDRLVVVRESWRLPLADLAFAHTLDRTEQYLAIRQMVKDYELPRFVFARVPSEVKPYYIDFNSPVYCELLAKIARQAVTANPEYYLCLTEMLPSFDQLWLTDAAGQRYTSELRLVALDPKSPPFHICVM